GACAAGTACTCGATGCGCCGCCCCAACTCGTCCTCGATGAGCACTTTGGAAGTCCGCAGTTCGTATCGGAGCGCGCGCTCCGAGAGCGCTGTCGGGTCCGCGTGTGTCATGGTATGCGATCCAAAGCAGATTCCGCAACGGCTCCACGCCCTGACTTGATCCCAGGAGAGCATGCGACGGCGGCGGCCCAGGATGCGTACATCCCAGTCGTCGTAACCCGACACCGATCCCGCCACCAGAAAGACCAGCGCGCTCCAGCCACGGCGCACGATCCGGGGCAACGCGAATTCGGCGATCGACTCGAAGCCGTCATCGAAGGTCAGCAGGATGTCGTGACCGCCCATCTGAATGCCATCATCCGGCCTGGCAACCCGTAGACCGCTCGTTTGGATCAGGTCGAGAAAGCGTTCCAATCGTCCCGGCGACAAACGCGTGATCTCAAAACCCGTTGCCGTCTCGACGCGATGGAAGTTCAGCACCAGCACGTTTTTCGCTCTCTAACGAGCGGGCCGGATCGGTTGATCCGGCCCGGGGTCGCAATCTTTGGTGGAGCTGACGGGATTCGAACCCGTGACCTCTTGACTGCCAGTCAAGCGTTCTCCCAACTGAACTACAGCCCCACGTTCCGCCCGCCGGGGGATCGCACGGGCGACGCGGAATATACCGCTAAGCCATGGCAAGTCAAGGCACTACGCCGGACGGATGGCCCGCCCCTCGGGGCGTGGTGAAAGACCTCTCTTCGCGATTCCGCTATAAACGGATTGAGATGCCTCGGGCCGTCATTCCGGGCCCGCTGGGCGAGGAATCTCCAACGAGTTGTCGGCATCCGCGCGCGCACAGATATGCCTCGCCCGAAGGGCTCGGCATGACATTGTCGTGGGGTTTTGCAACACTCCCCTTGGTCCGGGTTTTACACATCAGTTTCCAATACGCACTCCCTCAGGTTGTCCGAGACGCGAGGCATATGGAACGTCTCGCCTTGGTCCGGGGCACGTCATTGAAATCCGGACCAAGGTCCGGGCCCCCCCTGGGGTGACTAACCGCGCCGTTGACGCCCTGAGGGAATGCGTTAGATTACGGTCGTATCGCTTTTGCTCGGCTTCATATTACGACAGACTGAGGATCCACCTTTTCCTTCCGCTCCCATTCACGCCGGGTGGTGAGCACTAAACCTGCAATTTCGCAAGGAGCAGAAGACATGCATGACGTAGCAGTGAAACGCCTGTTGTTAGTCGGCGTGGCCATGGCGCTTGGCGTCGCCCCGGCGCAGGCCGATGTGCCGACGAACATGACGATCCAGGGCCGGTTGTCGGACGCGGGCGGCAGTCCGCTCGGTTCGACGCCGGTCGATTTGTATTTCAAGATCTTCGACGACCCGCTGGCCGGATCGGTCCTGTGGCCCGTCGATCCCGACGGCGAAATTCACGCGTTGACGACCGACGCGGGAGGATTGTGGACCTTGACGCTCGGCTCAGTCTATGCCATTCCCGATTCGATTTTCGGGGACACGTCGTTGTGGCTGTACATTCTCGTCGTCGACGGCATCAATCCCGACACCGAGCTGCCGCGCATCAAGCTCAACAGCGGCCCATTTGTGTTTCGCGCCGCGTGGGCGCAGAAAGCGGACACCGCATTGGCGGTCGCCGGGGGCGGCGCATTCCTTCCACTGTCGGGCGGCACGATGACCGGGCCGATCGGCAATACCGGCGACCCGGACATCACGATGGGGAAAGGGAATTTCGGATCGGGAAATACGAATGCCGGAACTCAGGCATTTGTCGCGGGGCAATTCAATAATTCAGTGGGCGACTGGTCGACGGTCGGCGGCGGCGTCGGCAACAGTGCGGCCGATGAGTATGCCGTAGTCGCCGGCGGCACCGACAACGAGGCCAACAACGGCTTCACGGCGATCGGCGGCGGCGGCTTCAATGTCGCCGATGGGTATTGCAGCGGGATTGCCGGAGGGTTGCAGAACCTGTGTGCCAATACCGGCGCCTTCATCGGCGGCGGCAAATGGAACCGTGCTCGCGGTCTGTTCTCGACCATCGCCGGCGGCGGGGGATTCGACCAGATCGACTCCAATTCGGTGAAAGGCGATTACTCCGTCATCAGCGGCGGGCGCCGGAATCTCGCGCTCGGACTCAGCGCGGTCGTCTGCGGCGGGTCGGGCAATCAGGCCGAGGGTAACTACGCATTCATCGGCGGCGGTGATATCAATAACGCCCCGGGCTACGGGACAGTGATCGCCGGTGGGTACGCGAACACCGCTGATCAGCAGAATGCAACGGTCGGGGGCGGCGCCCAGAACCATGCATCGGGCACCGGATCGACGGTCGGCGGGGGCACACAGAATACCGCGGCCGGTGAGTATTCGGTGATCGGCGGCGGGTCTGGTAGCTTAACCAACGGCGATTTCTCGTTCCTCGGCGGCGGCTGGTTTAACGAGGCAGACGGCTTGTCATCGGTGACCAGCGGCGGGCAGCAAAACGCCGCCGATGGCAACTACTCATGTGTCGGCGGCGGCACTGCCAATACGGCCGCCGGAATCGCCTCGGTTGTCGCGGGCGGCTCCAGCAATAGTGCCGACTCTCTGAGTTCAACCGTCGCCGGCGGCGCGGAGAATACCGCCGGCGGCATCAATGCCACAGTCGGCGGCGGCCATCAAAACTCCGCGGCTGCGACTGCGGCAACCGTGGCGGGCGGCGAATCCAATCTTGCTGACGGCACCCATGCCGTCATCAGCGGCGGATATAACAACGGCGCAGCCGGGGATTATGCCGTTATTCCCGGAGGCGATGCCAATGTCGCCGACGGCGCCAAAAGCTTCGCCGCGGGGCATCGCGCCAAGGCAATGCACGCCGGATGCTTCGTCTGGGCCGACACGACGGAGGCCAATTTCACATCATCGGCCGACAACCAGTTCCTCGTCCGCGCCGGCGGCGGCGTCGGCATTAACACCACGACCGTGACCAATGTCCTGACACTCCCCAACAATGCCGACGCGACGGGCAGCGGGCTGGCTTTCGCCTGGGACACCTATTCATCGAAGCGCTGGAAAACTGACATCACACCGATCCCGAATGCACTCGAAAAAGTCCAAAGACTGCGCGGCGTGACCTACAAGTGGACTTCCAACGACCGTGCAGACATCGGACTGATCGCCGAGGAGGTCGGCGCGGTCATTCCCGAAGTCGTGCAGTATGAGGACAACGGCATCGATGCCCGTTCGGTCGATTACGCGCGGCTGGTGGCGCTGCTGATCGAAGGGATGAAAGAACAGCAGGCGCAGATTCGCGACTTCCAGAGTCGGCTTCGCGTCCTCGAAAGGGAGAGGTAATCATGAACCGGACGAACTGGAGACGGCTGGCCATCTCGACGTTGGCGCTGATTGTCTCGCTGACGACCGCCGATGCAGCCGAACGGCGAGATGAACGCGGCCGGCCATCGCCGATCGACACGGCGATCTCGGCGGAATCGTCCGCGGGCGTTTCGGGGGATACTCGGACGACAATGCCGGCGCCGCCGAATGCATCTGCAGTGTCCGTCGCGGGAACATCCGTCCGATTGGATTGGTACAGCATCAACTACGGCGGTGTGACGGAAGCGGCTGAGGGGCCCTACCGGATGGGCGTGTCGATCGGACAGACGGCGGCAGGATTTGTCGAGGAGGGACCGTACCAGATGGGTTTGGGCTTTTGGTACGGCGCCGCGCCTGCGCCGGAGTGCGCGTGCGACTGTTTCGGCGATGCGCAGTGCGACAGCGTCATCACTAATGTCTTCGACGCGGTGATCGTCGTCGACGTGGCGTTTCGCAACGGGACCAGCCCGGTCGATCCGAATCCGAATTGCCCGTATTGGCCGACCGATGTCACCTGCGACGATGTCGTGAACATATTCGATGCGGTGCTGGTGGTCGATGTCGCCTTCCGCAACGGTGACCCGGCGGCGTTGTTTTGCGATCCGTGCGCGCCCGCTTTGACCGCCGGACTAAAGTGATGATTACCCTACGCCCCTCCGATGCACGCGGCCAGACGCGCACCGGCTGGCTGGACAGCCGTCACACGTTTTCCTTTAACCGCTACTACGATGCCCGGCACATGGGCTTTCGCGCGCTGCGTGTGATCAACGAGGACTTTGTCGAAGGCGGGCAGGGCTTCGG
This region of Candidatus Zixiibacteriota bacterium genomic DNA includes:
- a CDS encoding polysaccharide deacetylase family protein; this encodes MLVLNFHRVETATGFEITRLSPGRLERFLDLIQTSGLRVARPDDGIQMGGHDILLTFDDGFESIAEFALPRIVRRGWSALVFLVAGSVSGYDDWDVRILGRRRRMLSWDQVRAWSRCGICFGSHTMTHADPTALSERALRYELRTSKVLIEDELGRRIEYLSYPFGRHNTRVRAIAGECGYRAAFATSGGLSSGNTFALPRTTVNGLMTLSQFTSILSSATQPGTPRRAHAMTRGIHRFLEHLNAGSATVISWRRMKRRGGQSAEPQAAPEMIMTPRPHIRAEG
- a CDS encoding tail fiber domain-containing protein, with the translated sequence MHDVAVKRLLLVGVAMALGVAPAQADVPTNMTIQGRLSDAGGSPLGSTPVDLYFKIFDDPLAGSVLWPVDPDGEIHALTTDAGGLWTLTLGSVYAIPDSIFGDTSLWLYILVVDGINPDTELPRIKLNSGPFVFRAAWAQKADTALAVAGGGAFLPLSGGTMTGPIGNTGDPDITMGKGNFGSGNTNAGTQAFVAGQFNNSVGDWSTVGGGVGNSAADEYAVVAGGTDNEANNGFTAIGGGGFNVADGYCSGIAGGLQNLCANTGAFIGGGKWNRARGLFSTIAGGGGFDQIDSNSVKGDYSVISGGRRNLALGLSAVVCGGSGNQAEGNYAFIGGGDINNAPGYGTVIAGGYANTADQQNATVGGGAQNHASGTGSTVGGGTQNTAAGEYSVIGGGSGSLTNGDFSFLGGGWFNEADGLSSVTSGGQQNAADGNYSCVGGGTANTAAGIASVVAGGSSNSADSLSSTVAGGAENTAGGINATVGGGHQNSAAATAATVAGGESNLADGTHAVISGGYNNGAAGDYAVIPGGDANVADGAKSFAAGHRAKAMHAGCFVWADTTEANFTSSADNQFLVRAGGGVGINTTTVTNVLTLPNNADATGSGLAFAWDTYSSKRWKTDITPIPNALEKVQRLRGVTYKWTSNDRADIGLIAEEVGAVIPEVVQYEDNGIDARSVDYARLVALLIEGMKEQQAQIRDFQSRLRVLERER